The region GTACTTTATAGAAAAAATCCTTGATCTGGTAACCACTGTTCTAACTCCCATTTTCAAAAGTTCCTGATTGTAAAACTTTTTTATATGATTGTCATGTTCTGACACTATAGTCTCCCAGTAAGCTCTTACTTTAGAGAAACACTAGACATATAGAAAAGTATTTTAACTCCATATTTTAAACTTGtgaaactgattttaaaacatgGACAGAGTCcagagttttcattttaaataaaaacaatatagtgagataaaccattttttaaaaaacagatgttACTGGCTTAGGCCTTTACCTGGGAAATAACTAGGAATTGCTCTgaggaaaatattaaagaatagGAACTTATGCTTTAATTCATAATTTCATATAGACTTTACCATGATGTATAATGAAATAAACCTTAGTATATTTTTATTGGTTTGTTGTCCTGGTTGGTGTTTGTACTTTTGAGATAGGAATTTTGAAAAATAGCTGTAAGATTTTAAGttggtttttaaatttcttccttaTTAGGTTGACTACTAGTTTTACCATAATTGAAGTTGTCTTTTTGATTGACATTTTGTAGAATAACCAGGTTGTAGATTAGAATTATATAGGATAAATTACATAGAAACTCAAaacagttttcatttatttgtggcttTATTGTTTACACTCTTTGGGCATCATCTTTTCCATGTAAACAaatttgttaattatattttaataatatttcaaaGCACTAATATGAAAGCTGCATTTCATGAGTTGAAATAATAATCATTAGCcctgattttctttccctttccagtttggtggaggtttttttttccttttagtagtTTCTCCTGTGCCAAGGCCTCTTCAAGTATCACAGATCAGCATGATGAGAGATTAACATATTTTTCCTAATCTTTAATGTAGCTggtttttgtgttttctgattacaGACCTTGCTTGCATGTACAAGTTATTTAGTCGTGTGCCAATGGTTTGAAGaccatgtgtgagtgtgtgagctcCTATTTGAGGGAACAAGGTAAAGCCCTTGTTtctgaggaaggagaaggaaagaaccCCGTTGATTATATTCAGGTCAGTAACTACAGAAGATTCTCTTTAAGCTTATGACAAAGTGGTTTTGACAAGTGCTAAAAGGTCACTTTTACTAagctatatattatgtatttttgacTTTGTCCCAAGGGTAAATTAATATGTGTAAATTATCCtcaatattttagaattttgcAAAGTAGGCCTATTTATATCGGGTAGCAGGACTCAGCTGCTCTTTTCACTTACTGACCTATTTGATGAAGCCCTTACATGCCTTAGTGGCCATACACCTCCTGTGTAGGGAgaaaaactgttactgtttgtttCAAAATGGTTTTGCTTTCAGTTAGTATTATGAATAAATTATGCTGCAGTTTTTCCATGTTTTAAGTATAAATAAGAAgctttttttgaatatttttaaagctcttgTTGGATTCACCCATTAGTTGAgacaatgaaatgaaaagaagttgaaaacaaaacagaatctaTGAGTTTAACACTGAATACACACATGTATCAGCAAAATGATAATAATCATACATGCTCACAAGTATATTGTTAATAGAAATATTGTTAATAATATATCCtaaatttcttttgctttttgaaaGGGCTTATTGGATCTGAAGAGTAGGTTtgatcacttcctccaggaatcATTTAATAATGACCGGCTCTTTAAACAAACTATTGCAGGTGACTTGGAATATTTTCTCAACTGCAACTCCAGGTCCCCTGAGTTTATCATTATTTATTGATGATAAGCTGAAAAAGGGAGTAAAAGGGGTAAGTATAAGAGTGTGTGCAAAcacattaaattttatttgtaaatacaaAATTACTGTATTTTGTAAGTATGAAATTAAGCATACATTATTCTTTGCTGTACTATGTACTTCGCTTACATGTGTACTGTGATCTTTGAAAAGAATTAAGTATTTGAAGTGGTAAGAAGAACTTTGCCATTTCCCTTAATGTGTAATtgacataaaaacaaagaactaCATAGCATAGATACTGACCAGTCTACAGACAGCAAGAGTCAGATATGCTATAGAGATGTAACTAGAAAACAGCTATCTGCAGCACAGAATGTTGTTTGCTGTCATCTGGTTCTGGGGTCTGTGTGTCAAACAATACCTGGATGCAGAGAATTTGAAGGCATAAACTAGAATGGCTATCAAAAAATAGTTTGAAAGCATATATTGAAGCTCATTTTTAAGCCTTTATTATATATACTGGGACCTTGGAAGCTCACCACAGCATAGAAAATCATATTAAGCATATTGTGATCacacataaaatttattttttttaacttcattttggAACTtataaagcaaaaaggaaaaacaaatctcGGTAGGTTCTCAGGCAGGCAGCTGcaacaaagaaacaggaagaagacGACCATGGACACAGAATAGAAAAGACACATCTGTTtggtcttccataatttttaataCAAGTTTTATACCACCTGTACCACTATCATCTTGTCCTTCCTTAAAAGATAAGGGCAACGGGCAAGGGGTCTTTTGACTCTTTTCATTAATAAATTATTACCCTTCTTTGGCAAAATTTAGGTTTTGATTGAGCTTATATGAAAATAAGCAGTCTTTTTGGCTGTGTAATTTTCTAAAGTTGTTACAAGATTTTTGTGATTAAAATTTCATTGCATCTGTTTAAGTCATCCTTTAATCCTGCTGCGTATCACTGCATGCCTCCATTTCAGCGGAGCCCTGGGGCCTGGAACTCCACTCTGTCCCCGGATGAGGGCTGTGCTGGGTGAGGATGTGGGAGCTGTGCTTGTGCTGTCTGAAGCAGGAGGCCCTCTCTCAGGCTGGTTCCCTCCCACTTAGAGTTCTCAACCCGATGATTTGTTACCAAACAGTACTGGTTTTGAATTATAGATGAACTATGGCGCTATTTTGGTAGaactaaaatgttttaattgCTAAATCTTTTCATTGATATTTCAGCAAACAGAACAAGAAGTAGAAACAGTATTGGATAAGGCAATGGTCCTTTAAAGGTTGATGCAAGAAAAAGATGTATTTGAATGTTATTATAAGCAACACTTGGCAAGGAGACTTCTCACAAATAAAAGTGTTACTGATGACTCTGAAAAAAATATGATATCTAAATGAAAAGTAAGGGGTACATAAGATGGAATGGAGTCTGTCCAACGAACTAATGTTTACCACATGATTAAACACTAGTAGcatattattagaaaatacttaatttagttaaaatattttttaattagcaaaggtagattttgtttttttgaccAGGCTATACTTTTGTTCAGGTTCTGGGGCATTCACAGTTGGCTGTTATTTGTCATGATGTGACAGGGTAAGTTCATGGAAATGGGGAGCATCACCGTATAGTTCTGTTTCACAAACTGTGGTCCGGACTACCTGTACCCATTACCGCCTGAGATGCTTGTTAAAAAGAGTTCTGGGCCCTACCATCAGGGAGGTATATCAGAATCTGAAAGAGTCTGGGAATCTACATTATAAAATAGAATCCTTGGGTTATTCATAGAGCAACTCTTGGAAAGATTTAGAAAAGATGGCAGTAGCGTGGAATAGTttatttctttgtacattttctcattaaaaagtccctcatttatttatgtgtatttgtgtttttccTCCATAGACTGAATGTGGATGTCAGTTCACATCAAAACTGGAAGGAATGTTTAGGGAAATGAGCATCTCAAGCATAACTATGGATGAATTCAGGCAACATCTACAGACAACCGGGGTAAGATTCTCcacttatttctacttttaaatgAAATTCCTTCTTGTatagtctttttgtttttaattaaagtatcgttgataacataatattacattggtttaaaGTATATGACACTGTTATTCATCAGCTCATGTAGTCTTCTGCAGTGGGCATTTTCATCCATTATCAGAACTGAATTGCTGGAGTTGGTTCCTTAAATGTCATGAGAGACAATATATGTATTGTCTGAgtgctttaaaaatcattttccccCATATAAGCTCTTCTTCTAACTATCAATGTTAAAATACTTATTTCTTACTCTTCTAAAACTAAGTTTATCCTCCCTACATGAAGGAACGCACTGAAAATTTAATGAACAATGATTCTGCTGTTCTAACCATTCTAGATCACGGAGAGTATCATGGGCTGAGGCAGGCGTCCTGAGTTTTAGTGCTCTTGCTTTCACTCACCCTCAGCACCCAGCACTGTGCTGTGGAAGACTTGTGTCCCCGCTATCctatgcctcagtctcctcattcaCATCTGTAAGAGCAGCCTAAATGGGCCTGACGTCTGACGAACTGAATATTAAACACTGACACCAGTGCATTTTAAATGTGATTGTACTGTGACTCCCAAAAGGCAGTAAGCTAGAATCTGTACAGCTTTGGAGTCCAGCGGGAGttttgtgaggattcagtgaagttcagaattttgtttctttcttactgttTTTCAACTTCACCTTTAACCGTAAGTTTTAGAGAACTCCAGCTTTTCTTTGACATTTTCTCTCTCAAATAGTATATACTGTTTGTAATTAAGACATGTCACACCCATGAAAGAAATTTGGAGATCTTTCCTCTGATATTTAAATATGAGATCACTTCTACTGGTTCCACAGTCTCTTCAcaagtaaaatatatgaaaatacctAATTCTATAGAAATgggcatttatatatattaaggcATTACTGGGACTTCTGGTCCCTCTCTATTTTAAATAGTTGTATGATTTGCCTCATATTTGTAGTGTAGAAGGGCTGAAAGCAGGAAAGATAAAAGTCTATGGTAAATAGAAATTTGGGTGGGGAGAAACTGAATAATGTGATGATCCTAgatacttttgtcttttttagaTTGTTAGGGATTTGTAACTCTATTctaatatattgatatatattttcatgtagttcagttttttttctgttcatatttattcttcaactaactttacatatattaagagCTACAGGGAGACAACTAGTCGGAATAAATACTCTGTTGAAACTACCTGTAAGGGAAGGTTCAACACCCTTACTGTTTTAAGTATTGTTGAAAATTACCTGGCCTGTGATCTTGAAGGCCCCTTGACAAGAAAATTAGGTTCTTGGCTCTTGACTACTTTGCTGGGGTTGTCTCAtttaaaaagagggagagaatgaTTATTCAACATAATGATTTCATCAGATCTGTTTGCCTTTCAGTTGTTTAAAGTTTGTGAGTTTTCCAGACTTAAATCTTGATTGTTCAGACATATCTTTCACTCTGGTAGAGTATTTGTTTAGTAATTTGTTAACTACAGTAAGGAGAGTACTTATCAAGATGCTCTGTTTTTTCTGCTAATTTGATTGCAGCTTCCACTTAACTATAAAGCCACTATTTACAAGGAATTATTGGCTTTTTTATAATTGTTTATGCTAAGGACCTTAAGCTCTAAATTTCTGAAGCCTTAATCTGCATTAGACAGATTTGATGAAAAGTGACAGATTAATCAAAACAGATCTTGAGCTTTCTGAAATCTTCGAGCTCTTTTAAAATATCACCAATCCTGCAGCTGATGATTCTTTGTAACTTTCTTAAAGGTTCTCAGTCTGTTGAAATATACCAAGACACTGGCTCTTCACTTTCTTTTAGAAGTCAAAAAATAAGTACTTTCTTGAAATTCTAATAATAATTGTGGTATATTTTATTTAGATAAATCTTAAGCTGTAATAAATTTAagtatttgtccattttttcctctgtttttatttttaaaacagggaCAGGGTAAGGAAAATCATCTTACAATCATATTTCTGTTTATATCACAAATCACATCAGATCCTAACAGACTTTTCTGGTACCTCTGTCTGTGTATTTGCCCCTGTCATGTGCTATCTGAATATAGGCTGAGTGGCCTCAAAATATTGCTAAGATAGTTAGAAAGAGATGATACAAACTTCTAGTAATagttctttaaggttttttttttccttctatttaacAAGTAATTCATCAAGTGTTTTCTGTGCAAAGCATTGTTGTAGAAGTGGGTATACATAGCAGAACAAAATAGACACAAATCCTGCCAtgatggagcttacattctgttCTGGGAGACAGGTAATGAACCAGATAAATAAACATAGTACCTTAGCTGCTGATAGGAGCTGCAGAGGAAATCTGCAGCAGGGAAACGTGGTTAGGGAAggcctccttaaaaaaaaatgacattttgagcaaagacttgaatgttAAGAAATTGTGTGGATATATGGGAGAAAGATTAAAAAGACTTCGTTGTCTAGGATGTATCGAATCAAGTTGTGACCCCCCACTCCCAGTCCCCAATTTTGACAAATACAGACAGTTATCCAACCTACTCTTTTCATCCTCTGAGAATCTCTGCTATGATCATCTCTCCTATGCATCATCTAAGATTTCTAGTTGCAGTTTTTCTAAAGTGGAGTAAACAATTAATAGATATGTGGGGAGAAATCTGACTGTGGAATACTTCTTTATGTTATAGATTCAATTGCTCTCTTTTAAGAATCTGTTATCACCAAATCATGAAGGTTAGATAAAAATGGAGTAATAGTTTAGAACAAGCTGTCGATTatcaataataaagataatactTCCCCCTTAAAAATTCCTATTGATACACTTTATTgcttacttaaaaattaaatttgttcaAAGAATAAATAATCATGGCAGTATTTCTAATGTATATTTTCTGGAGGTAGTCACACATTATACAAATATTTAGATCACCTACTATGTAGGACTGTATATACAGTGTCCTGTAGAGAGGTTGTTAAAATGTGAACTACATGTAAAAAACAAGTTTTGTCAATGTAGTTGAAATGTGAATAGGATATTAGAAGTAAGTTGTTTGTATGTTAAGATggtttaaaagatttaaaagctGAGATAAAAGATACTATTgtagaaatttctttaaaatgatgGTGACATATGGTCCCTTGATATTTTATCTGTAAATTAGCTTACAAGCCAAAATTTTACACTTCTCAGTGACACCAATAAGACTTTGTTCACATGCATAGAGTTATCCTTTGATTAGtattttataaagccaacaacGTAAGCAATGATGATAAATATTTGCCAAGATAGTTAAAATTTGGAATACACTGGGATGGGTCTAACCTTTAAGAAGAGTTATGTGCTAGATACTGGACATGGAGCTAACTACTTTGATAACTCTATCAAATGTGTGAATGTGGAATGGGTAACTAATCCTAGTTAAttggggggcatatgtctttctctTCTGCACAAGTATCTTTAGGTGGTGTTGACCTCACAGTCCGGGTGCTAATGACAGGATACTGGCCCACTCCGTCAGCCACACCAAAGTGCAACATCCCACCAGCCCCAAGACATGCTTTTGAGATATTCAGAAGGTAAACAGAAATACAACTTTGCTTTTCTGAGTGCAAATAATTGTccaaaattgaaataaatttgaGCATTGGTAGTGTCCCTGATTGAGGCTATACTCCATTTTTAACCTCATGTTCTAAAGGAGAAGTATTATCCCTATGCTTTTCAACTTGTAAGAAAGAGCTGTATACATTCTTTTCAGAGGAATATTTATTAATGTCTTTTCTTCAGCATTCAGTGCATGGTTAGGAGTATATTTTGTCTTGTTGATGTCTGCCAGTGGCTTAGGGTGAATTGATTATGAAGAAAGGTGGTCTTTAGAACAGCAGTGACTGAGCAGAGGCCAGGGGCAAGTGTACCAGTAGAAATTATTTAGTATCCTACATTTATCATTTAATGCCTAGCTGAATGAATCACTTAGGTCTTTTTCCCTCTatctccgtctccctcccccttccttttttttttttttttgagacttgAATGCTTTATTTTAAGAAAGATCTTGTATTTTGACCCAGTTAACAAAAAGGAGCTTTCAATATAATAAGAGTTCTCCACTTTTCCCTTTTACATTAAGGGAATAAATATGGTCATGCTTGTAGGAGAAGACATCGAAATGTTTGGGAAAATGTAGGGGGTGACACTTCAAACAGAAACCCAGGCTTAGTTAGTTTTTCTATATAGTGGTTCTTTTGTTACTGCTTATATAAGCATTATATATGGGAAAGTAGCTTTTTAAAATCTAGTAAGAAGTAGTAGAAATTTTTAGCAATTTTTCTTAATTGTTAAGCAATGCTTTCATATTAGAAAAAATATGTTCCTCTTAGAGCTCTAAATTGATAATcacaatttatttaataatcattTCATATTATAGACTTAAATGTTGAAATTCATCTTAGCAGACTGTAATCCGTACAGGTATAAAatgagatttatatatatatatgtcttagcATGAAATATAGGTGGTGTAGAAATTACTGTTAatgattttcacttttaaaaatgaattttaaagaaatatatttctatCAAAGTTGAGGACACATTCACAGTTCAAAGAAATGTAATTTAGCTAAAATTTCTAATGTTACTAAAAGAAAATgcagaatataaattaaaatgtattttaacagttgtaaatataattattaaatataaagatgTTAGCTCTGGtacataagaaaatatttataactaaTAAAAAAGTGGATTGTAGAATATACATGTTCTAtgtataaaaataagtaaaatattttatagtccAAAGGATATTTTCTAAGCCAGGTTATCCATGCAACTCTATTATAATACCCGTCTCATTAGCATTACTGGAGCACATAGAAGCATGGAAGAAATCTAACAATAATCTTGTTTTAAAGCTCATATTGCAACTTTAGCAACTGTACATCTTGTAAAGTAAAATGCTCATTTGGTGTGTCTAAGAGGTCATCAAAGAGCTGTTCAATTTGTTCCTTTTGGCTCTTTCTAATTAGTGTCAACATCATCTTAAACCTTTCTGCTTTGCTCAGATAGAAAAGATGCTGATACACCAATGAGGGATCTTTATCGATAAGATTGTTTTTCAGACACtgaatgaggaggaggaatataTCGCCTTCAAGTTTGTTACTCAACAACACTGGCAAATCTTTTGGTTCCGTGATGGCTAAAAGGTGTGCGCAGGCTTCTTTATCTTTCCTAGTACTGACAGCATTTATAACCTGACCAAATTCATAGGCATTGTTAGGCTTAGTGATCAGTAGCTTTTCATAGTGTTCCCGTGGTGCATCGCTTGGGTCTCCCTCTTCAGGAGCAAGGCTGGCTGTGGCGACCTCCTCTGAGGTCCTTGAGGGCTCCTCTTCATGGCCTGCACTTACCTCTTGAATCTCgattttccttctctccttgtCTTTATTGAGTGATGCTGTATTATCCTTAATGTTAAGGAATCTGGTTACTTCTTCCAGTTCCATCTTTGCCTCAACAATACTTGAGTCTAGTAGAAGAACTTTATGGAGATCGCTTAAACTTTTCTGGTAGTTCTTGAATCCTTTATGAGCAAGAGCTCGTCTATAGCAAGCTTTCACATTCCTGTAATCTGTCTGCAGTGCCTGATCACAGTCCTGCTTTGCCTCTTCAAACTGGCACAGTTTCAAGTAACAGAGAGCTCTGTTTGTGTAAATGGCACATTGCTTGTTGTTAATGTTTAAGCATTCACTGTATTTACTGAGGGCATCTTTATAGTGTTTATCCTTTACACattgatttccttcttctttaagaattttaaacattttttcatcTGTGGTGCCTTCTTGGTGGTGGCTGCAGGCATCTCCCACTTGGTCTGGGGGTGTCTCTGCTGTAGGCTGCCAAGCCCGCAGCTGCACAGAAGAGGGCACAGCAGGAATGGGCAACAGCTTCTCCCTCCAGCTTGGTCCATCCAGATCCATTAAAATTCTTGTTATTCAGCAGAGAGGAAGCGGCTGAAAAGAGATGTGTTGCCAGGGAGAAAAGCATATGCAGGGGAATTTAATATATACAGATTTCTTCCCATTTTCACTCAGGGGGTAAACATaggtcataatataaattagatcCAAATTCTTTGCTATTTCAGCATTATAAATTAATACTCATCCTAGATGAGTGTCTATTTAAAAGGCATATAACACAAATATCTAGCAGGCTCATGGAGATATCCATTCTCCTGAGGAGAAACAACAGATATGTTTCCACTGACAGATGTGGTGCCAGTGAACATGTGCAAATCCTGTTAATACTGTCATTTGCTAGCTGGATTCCACAGTCTATTTGCAACACTGTTTTATAATCCACATAAGCTTTCTGATACTGCTCTAAAGTTTCAGAGGCCATTGCTCGTCGAAGAAGAGGTTTGATTGAGAATGGATGAAGTTCCGGAGCCCTGTTACAATCTTGAATGCATCCACTGCAGTTTCCTTCTTTTAGGTAACATGCTGCTCTATTTGAATATAAGATACTCAGATCATCTGTACATCCACTTCCTGCAGGCTCCAGCTGTGTGATCGCCGCCGAGTATTTGAGGGCCGCCTCCGAGAACTGCCCGGTTTTGAAGAGCTCGTTGCCCCGGCTCTTCAGGCCGGCGGGGCCCAGCGGCAGGGCGCCGGGCTCGGTCGGCGCGCAGGCGGCAGCGGGGTCCCCGGCGCCGCCTCCGCAGCCCTGGTGTCCGAGGGTACTGCCCGCCGCCGCCGAGGCCCGCGCCCGGCCCCGCCTGTCCGTGCGGGCCCCTGGCGCCCGCGCCCGCCGCGGCGCGCCTCGCTCCGGCCGCCTGCCGCCCTCGCCTTTGCCGGTCAGCTTCTTCTGGATGTTGCCCATGGCGCGCGGCCCGGTGGCGCCGCCGGTTCCTGCCGGCTCCGGGGCCTCTGTGGGGAGCGGATGCGGGAAGTGAGAGTTTGCATCACCCGGAGAACCCACGGCGGAGGCCGCCGGGAGCCGGCGCAGGGGCGACCGCCGCTCCCAGGGGCGGGTTCGCGCGGAcgcctccctcccccctccttttattgtttccttttctgtaagttACGGGAGCTGAGCTTGATTCCTGAGATTTCCTTTAGCTTTCAAATCTCCCCCTCTGAGGATGCCGCACCGCCCAGTGACAGCTTCCCCGCTCAGCTCAGCCAGCTCTCCAGCCTGCACCGCCCTGCGTCCCATGCCCCCTGCTGCGCCTCCAGCCCCAACACCCGCCCTGTCACTGTGCCTTGTTCTTTTTGGCAGCAGTGCGCTGAGGGCCgtgctgcaggggctgaggcagtcAGGTCTGAGCCTGAGCCACCACAGTTTGTCATCTGGATGGGAGAGGCAGCTCtctattccttctttttttttttttgatgaattaTGTCAATTTTAATAACAtaataaaagaacaacaaaattaaacacaTCTGTAATATTTTGCATTAAACATAAAACAAGACTTGGTTGCCATATATCAGGTACATGGCCTCAAAGAGCTCTCTACTtcaaaaaaaaacagttcttatATTTGATAGTATTTTAAAGTATTAGGCACGTGTATGTAGTCTCCAGCACTTAAGTGTCATGAGGACTTTTAATATGGGAGTGTTGTTTTACAACAATCATCAATATTTCTATTACTCTTTAATCATTATAAAGCAGTAAGGATTTGGTTATTCATTTTCTGCTTCATTTATAAAAGGCTGCATAGGATTGCCCCTTTTTAAAATGCATGCTCTTTAACTTTATTTAATGCAGAAGGTAGAAACAGATGAAATGAAGGGCACTGATCTACAAATTACTCAAGTAAGACACCTGCGTCATCTGTGAGTTTTCAAATGATTCATTGTTTAAATGATTAAGTGAACAACCAGACCTATAACAGGAAGTCCATGTAGGCATGATCATATCATAGGCATGTCTCCAGACTGGAGCAACTTTAACTTGGTTGGCTTGATgacattaaatatgaaaaatctaGCAGGATGTCAATAAATGTTAACCTTCTCTCCCTTTCTAAAATCAAAGCCATTCAATGATGATTTATTACTTGACTTTGATTTTTCCCATGTTCTACATCCATAGGATGTAGATATGAAATATTGATAAGGAAAATACTAGAACATATCAAAATATTACTGTTCACAGTACCTGTTAAGCACTGGTATTTTAGAAATCTGTAAGAAAATAGACCAAATGTTAATGGCAGTAGTGTCTCTGAATGGAGGAATTGTAggtggtgttttatttttttatgttgttcAAGTTTCCATGATGATCATGTATTACTACCGGATTATAGAAAGTTTTATCCTTAATAAGAgtagatgaaaagaaagaggaagaacataatacctcctttcacttattaaatatctttaagaaaacattttataatataatttgttttaaaaaggctTTAAATGACCAAAAGAAGCTAACTACTATCCTAGCCTTTTTCCCAGCCATGCTGAACTACTTGTACTTCCACTCGTGCATCATGCTGATTCCCTTGTAGATGCTGTTCCTGATGTGTCTTAAATACCTTCCTTGTGTCCTTAAAGTAACTAACTCCAAGATG is a window of Manis pentadactyla isolate mManPen7 chromosome 3, mManPen7.hap1, whole genome shotgun sequence DNA encoding:
- the LOC130682819 gene encoding sperm-associated antigen 1-like — translated: MGNIQKKLTGKGEGGRRPERGAPRRARAPGARTDRRGRARASAAAGSTLGHQGCGGGAGDPAAACAPTEPGALPLGPAGLKSRGNELFKTGQFSEAALKYSAAITQLEPAGSGCTDDLSILYSNRAACYLKEGNCSGCIQDCNRAPELHPFSIKPLLRRAMASETLEQYQKAYVDYKTVLQIDCGIQLANDSINRISRILMDLDGPSWREKLLPIPAVPSSVQLRAWQPTAETPPDQVGDACSHHQEGTTDEKMFKILKEEGNQCVKDKHYKDALSKYSECLNINNKQCAIYTNRALCYLKLCQFEEAKQDCDQALQTDYRNVKACYRRALAHKGFKNYQKSLSDLHKVLLLDSSIVEAKMELEEVTRFLNIKDNTASLNKDKERRKIEIQEVSAGHEEEPSRTSEEVATASLAPEEGDPSDAPREHYEKLLITKPNNAYEFGQVINAVSTRKDKEACAHLLAITEPKDLPVLLSNKLEGDIFLLLIQCLKNNLIDKDPSLVYQHLFYLSKAERFKMMLTLIRKSQKEQIEQLFDDLLDTPNEHFTLQDVQLLKLQYEL